The following are from one region of the Cytobacillus firmus genome:
- a CDS encoding 3D domain-containing protein: protein MKKTILTFVAAAAITGTAGANVQAEEVTVKKGDTLWDFSQSYNTPVDMIKEWNGLSSHIIHPDDVLNVYPEKKYIVSKGDTLWDIAREHNVTSAAIKEWNSLSSDLIRPDDELILYPDAKAVNAVTAPVQAAPAKAEQPAETTAPSEQKSEQQAVKQTQPVEKSQPAPEAKPEAESNPEPAQPAAESKPASEPAKPAAESKPAAKPAAEKPAETANEEAPQKVLNMEATAYTANCEGCSGITATGINLKENPDQKVISVDPNVIPLGTKVHVEGYGEAVAGDTGGAIKGNKIDIFMPSKEDAINFGRKTVKVTILD, encoded by the coding sequence ATGAAAAAAACTATTTTAACTTTTGTTGCAGCTGCCGCAATTACCGGAACAGCAGGTGCGAATGTACAAGCAGAAGAAGTAACTGTAAAAAAAGGCGATACTTTATGGGATTTTTCCCAGTCATATAATACACCAGTTGACATGATCAAAGAATGGAACGGGCTGTCTTCGCATATCATCCATCCGGATGATGTACTTAATGTATACCCTGAAAAGAAATACATAGTATCAAAAGGCGATACTTTATGGGATATAGCAAGAGAGCATAATGTCACATCTGCGGCAATCAAAGAATGGAACAGCTTGAGCTCTGATTTAATTCGTCCGGACGATGAATTAATTCTATATCCTGATGCCAAAGCTGTTAATGCTGTAACTGCTCCAGTGCAGGCCGCTCCGGCAAAGGCCGAACAGCCTGCAGAAACTACTGCACCTTCAGAGCAAAAGTCTGAACAGCAGGCAGTAAAACAAACGCAGCCAGTTGAAAAATCACAGCCAGCACCAGAAGCGAAGCCAGAAGCAGAGTCTAATCCGGAACCGGCACAGCCTGCTGCGGAATCAAAACCTGCATCTGAGCCTGCCAAGCCTGCCGCTGAATCCAAACCAGCTGCCAAGCCTGCTGCAGAAAAACCGGCGGAAACTGCAAATGAAGAAGCACCTCAAAAAGTGCTGAATATGGAAGCGACAGCCTACACGGCTAATTGCGAAGGGTGCTCTGGAATTACAGCAACAGGAATCAATCTAAAAGAAAATCCTGATCAAAAAGTAATCTCAGTAGATCCTAATGTGATTCCGCTCGGAACCAAAGTCCATGTTGAAGGATATGGTGAAGCTGTCGCAGGAGACACTGGCGGAGCCATTAAAGGCAATAAGATTGATATCTTTATGCCATCGAAGGAAGATGCCATCAATTTTGGAAGAAAAACTGTTAAAGTTACGATTTTAGATTAA
- the yhfH gene encoding protein YhfH: MIKSPVEFFRTLPKKVCPECGQTVKEQAESYLMECDRCLSKKME, from the coding sequence ATGATTAAAAGTCCGGTTGAATTCTTCAGAACACTTCCCAAAAAGGTATGTCCCGAGTGTGGCCAAACAGTAAAGGAACAGGCTGAATCATACTTAATGGAATGTGATCGCTGTCTGTCAAAGAAAATGGAATAA
- the pepF gene encoding oligoendopeptidase F, which translates to MVQTVISRLKRLEVPKERTWKVEDLFALEEDWHKEIRSIEEDLAVFDQYKGKLHEGPQGLLGCLSAQEKLSIRLVQAGTYASLRQSEDGTNPDNQANSSRIASLRAKAASALSFIDSELLSLPDGTIEKYITEESGLEPFRNGLKDLLETKKHRLSPETEEALAAMGEVFGAPYTIYQAAKLADMPFASFKDSKGNELPNSFALYEDRYEFSPDNTIRRNAYASFTDSLENYKNTFASAYSAEVKKQVALSKLRKYSSVTQMLLDSQHVTEEMYNNQLDIIQKELAPHMRRYAQLKKKVLGLDKMLFCDLKAPLDPEFNPETTYEKASEVILEALKVMGPEYTDIMEKGLSERWVDLADNVGKSTGAFCASPYGSHPFILITWTDTMRGAFVLAHELGHAGHFYLANKYQRIMNTRPSTYFVEAPSTLNEMLLGQHLMAGTEDKRMKRWVILQLLGTYYHNFVTHLLEGEYQRRVYRLAEQGVPLTAKTLSAQKYDTLAEFWGDSVELDARAALTWMRQPHYYMGLYPYTYSAGLTASTAMAQSIQEEGQPAVDRWLDVLKAGGTKKPLDLLKSAGIDMSKPDPIRKAVSYVGSLVDELENSYE; encoded by the coding sequence ATGGTTCAAACCGTAATATCCAGATTAAAACGTCTTGAGGTACCTAAAGAGCGAACATGGAAAGTGGAGGATTTATTTGCATTAGAGGAAGATTGGCATAAAGAGATAAGGAGTATTGAAGAGGATCTTGCTGTTTTTGACCAATACAAAGGAAAACTCCATGAAGGTCCGCAGGGGCTGCTTGGCTGTCTTTCCGCTCAGGAAAAGCTTTCTATCCGTCTTGTCCAGGCCGGCACATATGCAAGCTTGCGCCAGTCAGAAGATGGCACAAATCCCGACAATCAGGCTAACTCATCACGAATAGCCTCCTTAAGAGCAAAAGCCGCTTCCGCTCTATCTTTTATTGATTCTGAATTATTATCTCTGCCTGATGGTACAATTGAAAAATACATAACGGAAGAAAGCGGCCTTGAACCATTCAGAAACGGGCTGAAAGATCTGCTTGAAACTAAGAAGCACAGACTTTCTCCTGAGACGGAAGAAGCGCTGGCTGCAATGGGAGAAGTATTTGGTGCTCCTTATACAATTTATCAGGCTGCAAAACTTGCAGACATGCCATTTGCCTCATTTAAAGACAGTAAAGGAAACGAATTACCAAACTCTTTTGCTCTTTACGAGGATCGTTATGAGTTTTCACCGGATAACACCATCAGGCGGAATGCATATGCTTCATTTACAGATTCATTGGAAAACTACAAGAATACATTTGCTTCTGCTTATTCTGCTGAGGTGAAAAAGCAGGTTGCGCTTTCGAAGCTGAGAAAATACAGCTCAGTCACACAAATGCTTCTCGATTCCCAGCATGTAACAGAGGAAATGTATAACAATCAGCTGGACATTATCCAAAAAGAGCTTGCTCCCCATATGCGCAGATATGCTCAGCTGAAGAAAAAAGTCCTGGGATTGGATAAAATGCTTTTTTGTGACCTGAAGGCTCCTCTTGATCCAGAGTTCAATCCGGAAACAACATATGAAAAAGCATCCGAAGTCATTTTGGAGGCTCTTAAAGTAATGGGCCCGGAATATACGGATATTATGGAGAAAGGCCTGTCAGAACGGTGGGTTGATTTAGCTGATAACGTCGGAAAATCCACAGGCGCTTTTTGTGCAAGTCCATACGGTTCCCATCCATTCATCCTGATTACATGGACAGACACGATGCGCGGTGCATTTGTTCTCGCTCATGAGCTTGGTCATGCGGGTCATTTTTATTTGGCCAATAAATATCAGCGTATCATGAATACCCGCCCTTCAACCTATTTTGTCGAAGCACCCTCTACACTTAACGAAATGCTGCTTGGCCAGCATTTAATGGCGGGTACTGAAGATAAGAGAATGAAGCGCTGGGTGATTCTTCAACTGCTTGGAACTTACTATCACAACTTTGTTACACACCTGCTCGAAGGAGAATACCAGCGAAGAGTATATCGTCTGGCTGAACAGGGAGTCCCGTTAACGGCAAAAACACTTTCAGCTCAAAAATATGACACACTTGCTGAATTCTGGGGAGATTCGGTTGAATTAGATGCAAGGGCCGCTTTAACCTGGATGAGACAGCCTCACTATTACATGGGACTTTACCCATATACCTATTCAGCCGGTTTAACTGCTTCCACTGCCATGGCACAAAGCATCCAGGAGGAAGGCCAGCCTGCTGTCGACCGCTGGCTTGATGTCCTTAAAGCCGGAGGAACAAAAAAACCGCTTGATCTCCTTAAGAGTGCCGGTATTGATATGTCTAAGCCAGATCCGATCCGCAAAGCAGTAAGCTATGTTGGATCATTGGTGGATGAATTGGAAAACAGCTATGAATAA